The following are encoded together in the Roseobacter denitrificans OCh 114 genome:
- a CDS encoding site-specific integrase, which translates to MRKVNEENERIKRKYFQYRKTAQRKDEATIDKDAEAILHFEASTNYAPFKKFRIEQAIRYRDKLDIEKNKKTGKPLAKATIAKRLASIKAFIFWLADQQGYKSRIRYSDADYFNMDAKGQRVANAVRERPHPSLEMVRHAFNQMPANTELERRNAAVIAFFMISGARDGAAASLRLKHINLVDGYVFQDAREVKTKNSKTFTTYFMPVDPIYMECFCTWVQYLQSELLFGPDDPLFPPPEMGLKDGQFTVVGLKRETYQNANALRTVVKQAFENAGLPIFAPHSLRKTLTKWATVQYPTHEAFKAFSQNIGHSNVATTLSAYCPVSTERQGELIKAPKIPA; encoded by the coding sequence ATGAGAAAAGTAAACGAGGAAAACGAGCGGATAAAGCGAAAATACTTCCAATACCGCAAGACCGCCCAGCGCAAGGATGAAGCGACCATTGACAAAGATGCGGAGGCGATCCTGCACTTTGAAGCCAGCACCAACTACGCGCCTTTCAAAAAGTTTCGCATTGAACAGGCGATCCGCTACCGGGATAAACTGGACATCGAGAAAAACAAGAAGACAGGTAAGCCGCTGGCAAAAGCGACCATCGCCAAGCGTTTGGCCAGCATCAAGGCATTCATCTTTTGGCTGGCAGATCAACAGGGATACAAAAGCCGGATACGCTACTCTGATGCGGACTATTTCAACATGGACGCAAAAGGACAGCGCGTTGCTAACGCGGTCAGAGAAAGGCCCCATCCCTCTCTGGAGATGGTTCGCCACGCTTTTAATCAGATGCCTGCAAATACAGAATTAGAGCGACGTAACGCGGCAGTTATCGCGTTTTTCATGATCTCCGGCGCAAGAGATGGGGCGGCAGCGTCACTTCGGCTCAAGCACATCAATCTTGTGGACGGGTACGTTTTTCAGGACGCGCGCGAGGTGAAAACGAAAAACTCCAAAACCTTCACGACCTACTTCATGCCTGTTGATCCGATTTACATGGAGTGTTTTTGCACATGGGTGCAATATCTTCAATCTGAATTGCTCTTTGGCCCCGATGATCCGCTTTTCCCTCCCCCGGAGATGGGTCTCAAAGATGGTCAATTTACGGTCGTAGGCTTGAAGCGGGAAACTTATCAAAACGCCAACGCACTCCGGACAGTGGTAAAACAAGCCTTTGAGAATGCAGGCCTACCGATTTTCGCTCCGCATTCGCTTCGCAAAACACTGACCAAGTGGGCGACAGTCCAATATCCCACCCACGAAGCATTCAAAGCATTCTCGCAAAACATCGGGCATTCAAACGTCGCAACGACCCTAAGTGCGTATTGCCCTGTCAGTACGGAACGACAAGGCGAACTCATCAAAGCACCCAAAATTCCGGCTTAG
- a CDS encoding helix-turn-helix transcriptional regulator, whose protein sequence is MDFPAFPKTGLVRLSQILAPAGPIPVSKSAWWQGVKDGRFPQPQKLGPRTTVWKVEDIRALFEGDADG, encoded by the coding sequence ATGGATTTTCCAGCATTCCCCAAGACCGGACTTGTTCGCCTTTCCCAGATTTTAGCGCCCGCCGGGCCTATACCGGTTTCCAAGTCTGCATGGTGGCAAGGCGTAAAGGATGGTCGCTTTCCCCAGCCTCAAAAACTTGGTCCCCGCACAACGGTTTGGAAGGTTGAAGACATCCGCGCACTTTTTGAAGGTGACGCTGATGGCTAA
- a CDS encoding helix-turn-helix domain-containing protein: protein MVAFPSLKNLVPAQRFGRLKTSAHFLKVTLMAKYPNPMLVKASRTYDVIEAANALGRTPATIRHWIKDGLEIMASRKPYLILGQAIRDYIKAKSASRKRPLAPDEIYCLSCKAGRTPLAMSVTLSAQTSKTSRINGLCGTCGAPMSRIISAKDEPLFFQVFGFKRKRARRD, encoded by the coding sequence ATGGTCGCTTTCCCCAGCCTCAAAAACTTGGTCCCCGCACAACGGTTTGGAAGGTTGAAGACATCCGCGCACTTTTTGAAGGTGACGCTGATGGCTAAGTATCCGAACCCCATGTTGGTGAAAGCATCCCGCACCTATGACGTGATCGAAGCAGCCAATGCGCTTGGACGGACGCCCGCAACCATCCGGCACTGGATCAAGGATGGGTTAGAGATCATGGCGTCGCGCAAACCGTATCTGATCCTTGGTCAAGCGATCCGCGATTACATCAAGGCAAAATCGGCGTCACGGAAAAGACCACTCGCGCCAGACGAAATCTACTGCCTGTCTTGCAAAGCCGGACGCACACCGCTCGCTATGTCAGTCACCTTGAGTGCACAAACCAGTAAAACCAGCAGGATCAACGGCCTTTGCGGGACCTGCGGCGCACCAATGTCGCGGATCATATCCGCTAAGGACGAACCTCTTTTCTTCCAAGTGTTCGGGTTCAAAAGAAAACGCGCCAGAAGAGACTAA
- a CDS encoding N-6 DNA methylase, translating to MFENAFNSIDKELRNEDGLASELDYAEQTSWILFLKYLDDMEQEREDEAELEGKDYTPTLPNDMRWKSWASPKNPDGTDRKDVLTGEDLITFVNTELFPTLKKYREDATSPDTIEYKIGEIFSEITNKFRSGYSLRDVLEIVDGLEFNTQEAKHELSDLYESRIKRMGNAGRNGGEYYTPRPLIRAMIKVVDPKIGETVYDGACGSAGFLCEAYAHMLTTDISASDYSTLQTRTFYGQEKKSLAYIIGIMNMILHGITAPNIRRTNTLTENVMDIQEKDRHDVILANPPFGSGERPEVQQNFPIKSGEMAYLFMQHFIRKLRAGGRAAVVIKNTFLSNGDAAALRRELLETCDLHTVLDCPAKVFQGAGVKTVVLFFEKGRKTRKTWYYALDPGRSLGKGSPLRDDELAEFLELQKTKADSPKSWTVAREDIDAETMDMSVKNPFAPEEAPLRSPEEIIEDMLARDKETAAILEDIRGML from the coding sequence ATGTTTGAGAACGCTTTCAACAGCATAGACAAGGAACTGCGCAACGAAGACGGATTGGCGTCGGAGTTGGACTACGCCGAACAGACCTCTTGGATCCTCTTTCTCAAGTATCTGGACGATATGGAGCAGGAGCGCGAAGACGAAGCGGAACTCGAAGGCAAGGACTACACGCCAACCCTTCCGAACGACATGCGTTGGAAATCCTGGGCCTCACCCAAGAATCCTGACGGAACCGACCGCAAGGACGTTCTGACTGGCGAAGACCTCATCACCTTCGTCAACACCGAACTCTTCCCGACGCTCAAGAAGTACCGCGAGGACGCCACAAGCCCCGATACCATCGAATACAAGATCGGCGAGATCTTTTCCGAGATCACCAACAAGTTCCGCTCCGGCTATTCCCTGCGGGACGTGCTTGAAATCGTGGACGGGCTGGAGTTCAACACGCAGGAAGCCAAACATGAGCTTTCCGACCTTTACGAGTCCCGCATCAAACGCATGGGCAACGCAGGGCGCAACGGCGGCGAATACTACACGCCAAGGCCCCTTATCCGCGCCATGATCAAGGTGGTGGACCCCAAGATCGGCGAGACGGTCTATGACGGCGCGTGCGGCTCTGCGGGCTTTCTCTGCGAAGCCTACGCGCATATGCTGACGACCGACATCTCGGCCAGCGATTACAGCACCCTGCAAACGCGCACCTTCTACGGGCAGGAGAAAAAGTCGCTCGCCTATATCATCGGCATTATGAATATGATCCTTCACGGAATTACCGCGCCCAACATCCGGCGCACCAATACGCTCACCGAAAACGTCATGGATATTCAGGAAAAGGACCGACACGACGTGATCCTTGCCAATCCGCCTTTTGGCTCTGGCGAGCGTCCCGAGGTACAGCAGAACTTCCCGATCAAGTCGGGCGAGATGGCGTATCTGTTCATGCAGCACTTCATCCGCAAACTGCGGGCGGGTGGGCGCGCGGCGGTTGTCATCAAGAACACCTTTCTAAGCAATGGCGATGCGGCGGCCTTGCGGCGTGAGTTGCTGGAGACTTGTGACCTGCACACGGTGCTCGACTGCCCCGCCAAGGTGTTTCAGGGCGCGGGCGTGAAAACCGTCGTGCTGTTTTTCGAGAAAGGGCGCAAAACGCGCAAAACATGGTACTACGCGCTCGATCCGGGGCGGTCATTGGGCAAAGGCTCTCCGCTGCGGGATGATGAGCTGGCGGAGTTTCTGGAGCTTCAAAAGACAAAGGCCGACAGCCCCAAAAGCTGGACCGTCGCGCGCGAGGACATCGATGCGGAGACGATGGATATGTCTGTGAAGAACCCCTTCGCCCCCGAAGAAGCGCCGCTCCGCTCGCCCGAAGAGATCATCGAAGATATGCTGGCCCGAGACAAGGAGACAGCGGCAATACTGGAAGACATCCGGGGGATGTTGTGA
- a CDS encoding restriction endonuclease subunit S: MKAGWEVKPLGEVAKLHYGKALAESERSPNGTVPVYGANGVLGWSDHTLTEGPSLIVGRKGSAGEVNRVDGPFWPSDVTYYTEHDPNRLDFDYFHYGLMTLNLPSLAKGVKPGINRNDVYELGLPIPPLEEQKRIVAILDAAFERLDRAKENAEANLQNARELFDRTLERVFAELVAVHATIKLEEVTSKITKGSSPKWQGFSYVDSPGVLFVTSENVGKNELLLEKTKYVEEGFNQKDRKSILAPGDVLSNIVGASIGRTAVFDLDAVANINQAVCLMRCLPERLSPKFLSFLLNSPYFKARLHEGESNMARANLSLAFFREFLVPLPELEAQERIVQEIEELATHSAECETNYRTKLTDIADLRQSLLQKAFAGELT, translated from the coding sequence GTGAAAGCAGGTTGGGAGGTTAAGCCGCTTGGCGAAGTTGCAAAATTGCACTATGGAAAAGCCCTTGCAGAATCTGAGCGTAGTCCAAACGGCACTGTGCCAGTGTACGGTGCAAATGGTGTTCTGGGTTGGTCCGACCATACACTTACAGAAGGCCCCTCGCTCATCGTTGGCCGTAAAGGTTCCGCAGGAGAGGTCAATCGTGTAGACGGCCCGTTTTGGCCCAGCGATGTAACGTATTACACCGAGCACGACCCAAATCGTCTGGACTTCGACTATTTCCACTATGGTCTAATGACTCTAAATCTCCCGTCTCTGGCAAAAGGTGTGAAGCCCGGAATAAACCGTAATGACGTGTACGAACTTGGTCTCCCAATCCCGCCTCTTGAAGAGCAAAAGCGGATTGTGGCGATTTTGGATGCGGCGTTTGAGAGGCTGGACCGTGCCAAAGAGAACGCCGAAGCCAATCTCCAAAACGCCCGCGAGTTGTTTGATCGAACCCTCGAAAGAGTTTTCGCAGAACTAGTTGCTGTACACGCGACGATCAAGCTCGAGGAAGTCACCTCAAAAATCACGAAAGGCTCTTCCCCTAAATGGCAGGGGTTTTCATATGTCGATTCGCCGGGAGTGCTTTTTGTCACAAGCGAAAACGTAGGCAAAAATGAGTTGCTCCTCGAAAAGACAAAGTATGTCGAAGAGGGTTTCAATCAGAAAGATAGGAAGTCTATTCTTGCACCGGGTGACGTGCTGTCGAACATTGTCGGGGCATCTATTGGGCGCACCGCTGTTTTTGACTTGGACGCGGTTGCGAATATCAATCAAGCGGTTTGTTTGATGCGTTGCTTGCCGGAGCGACTTTCCCCCAAGTTTTTAAGCTTTTTGCTGAACTCTCCTTACTTTAAGGCCCGCCTTCATGAAGGCGAAAGTAACATGGCTAGGGCAAATCTCAGCCTTGCCTTTTTTCGGGAGTTCTTAGTGCCGTTGCCAGAATTGGAGGCACAAGAAAGGATCGTGCAGGAGATTGAAGAACTGGCCACGCATTCAGCAGAGTGCGAAACCAACTACCGAACCAAACTCACTGACATTGCCGACCTGCGTCAATCCCTCCTGCAAAAAGCCTTTGCCGGGGAACTCACCTGA
- the drt2 gene encoding antiviral reverse transcriptase Drt2, protein MPGFYLPTEYEFDPSTDDFILKSMSKARSYKHFDLPLPENRRERTIDFGSEIKPHRFWPLLGFTDLTRRYVRVKDADGNWLRDDKGKFVRKEKAKPRPIRFAGHEDAAYLQGYAAHLNGFYEYALSADGSSGSVLAYRKGGGTNIHHAKSLFDEIVKRQNCSVFAMDISGFFDCLDHKLLRDEIAGLLGVSRLQSHHGRVWANITKYAWVETDDLDKLLGRKRNGHGRVCSPQDFKAHVQGRKSGLIRRHDRDYGIPQGTPVSGLYANIYLRSFDREMIAMCAKYGGSYRRYSDDIAVVLPLGAKVRHVVAIVEKMLSDFGLAMSVEKTETADFANGQLISEKPIQYLGFTFDGQQTLIRASSLDAYRGKMRRGIHAKMVAAKAKSIPSMEVFKRESLARYTHLGKRRNFLRYAYKASDILGCPEIRQQVSHHVTWFNRAWERESVRVFGGLVTTP, encoded by the coding sequence ATGCCCGGGTTTTACCTACCCACCGAATACGAATTTGACCCATCCACCGACGACTTTATCCTCAAGTCAATGTCGAAGGCGCGCAGTTACAAACACTTCGACCTGCCTCTACCCGAAAACAGGCGAGAGCGGACAATTGATTTTGGTTCGGAAATTAAACCGCATCGCTTCTGGCCCTTGCTGGGTTTCACTGATCTGACGCGGCGATATGTTCGCGTCAAAGATGCTGACGGCAACTGGCTCCGTGACGACAAAGGCAAGTTCGTCAGAAAAGAGAAGGCCAAACCAAGACCTATCCGCTTTGCCGGACACGAGGACGCAGCTTACCTGCAAGGTTACGCAGCGCACTTGAACGGGTTCTACGAATATGCGCTCTCTGCTGACGGCAGTTCAGGTTCCGTCCTTGCCTACAGGAAAGGTGGTGGCACTAATATTCACCACGCAAAGTCACTTTTCGATGAGATTGTAAAACGCCAAAACTGCTCCGTTTTCGCGATGGACATTTCTGGTTTCTTCGATTGCCTCGACCATAAGCTACTCCGCGATGAGATTGCTGGTTTGCTCGGCGTTAGCCGACTTCAGTCTCACCATGGTCGGGTCTGGGCGAACATCACGAAATACGCATGGGTCGAGACGGACGACCTGGACAAGCTGCTCGGACGGAAACGAAACGGTCACGGACGCGTTTGCTCGCCACAAGACTTCAAGGCCCATGTGCAAGGACGCAAGAGCGGTTTGATCCGCCGTCATGACCGCGACTATGGCATCCCGCAAGGGACACCTGTCTCTGGCCTTTACGCGAACATCTACCTTCGCTCTTTCGACCGTGAGATGATTGCTATGTGCGCGAAGTATGGTGGCTCCTATCGTCGCTATTCGGACGACATTGCAGTCGTTCTTCCGCTTGGTGCCAAGGTCCGCCATGTGGTTGCTATTGTCGAAAAGATGCTTTCGGACTTCGGCCTCGCAATGTCGGTCGAGAAAACCGAGACAGCAGACTTCGCTAATGGTCAGCTGATATCCGAGAAGCCGATCCAATATCTTGGTTTTACCTTCGATGGGCAACAAACGCTGATCCGAGCGTCGTCGCTTGATGCCTACCGTGGCAAGATGCGCCGCGGTATTCATGCGAAAATGGTTGCCGCGAAAGCGAAAAGCATTCCGTCCATGGAAGTATTCAAGCGCGAGAGCCTCGCGCGATACACCCACCTCGGAAAGAGGCGCAACTTCCTGCGCTACGCCTACAAAGCATCAGACATCTTGGGTTGTCCTGAAATCAGACAGCAAGTCAGCCATCACGTCACGTGGTTCAACAGAGCGTGGGAGCGTGAATCTGTCCGGGTTTTCGGCGGGCTGGTCACTACGCCATAA
- the hsdR gene encoding EcoAI/FtnUII family type I restriction enzme subunit R gives MVEHSSLATETEADTRAQRIDPALAAAGWEGAGKIDGARVHREEMLWPGRIMSGGGQNAPKPADYVLRMKGHVMAVLEAKKASLSYTEGRGQALDYARRIGARFAYCTNGLRTYEIDLNTGTEGEVEAVPSPDVLWERCYPTGNAWRDRFGQIPFETDGGKWQPRYYQAAAVNAVLEALAQDEKRILLTLATGTGKTSIAFQIAWKLFQSRWNLSGAPTRRPRILFLADRNILADQAYNSFSAFAPDALSRINPKEISKKGKMPRNASVFFTIFQTFMTENKSGEAEFNFREYEPDFFDFIIIDECHRGGAKDESSWRGILEYFAPAVQLGLTATPKRKVNADTYTYFGEPVYTYALREGIDDGFLTPFKVRQMASTIDTYVYDPEDEVVGGDVDPDHEYTEDEINAKIVIPAREQSRIHEFMDQINPRQKTLVFCATQNHAAAVCDYINQIKDIEDPHYCERVTANDGALGEQHLREFQDNERSIPTILTTSQKLSTGVDARNVRNIVLMRPIKSMVEFKQIVGRGTRTFEGKDFFTIYDFVKAYEHFNDPEWDGPPEPPDTPGTPPKPPKPGDPVPPGDPPPTPPEPEEKIVIKLADGKERRIKYIATTSYYSHDGKMISGEEFMEQLFGDLGDLVTGEEELRLIWSDPEKRVQFLKVLADRGYDTGRLEDMKRLIDAPNSDVFDVLAYVRFTLSPKLRSERAAAARENGLTGLESEMKAFLEAVLNAYEVHGVEELALPKISDFLKVKYGGTNGAKRVLGDIPKIRRAFTEIQAHIYSS, from the coding sequence ATGGTTGAACATTCTTCCCTTGCCACAGAGACCGAAGCGGACACGCGCGCTCAGCGGATAGACCCTGCGCTTGCCGCCGCCGGATGGGAAGGCGCGGGAAAGATCGACGGCGCGCGGGTGCATCGCGAGGAAATGCTCTGGCCCGGTCGCATCATGTCGGGCGGTGGGCAGAACGCGCCCAAACCCGCTGACTACGTGCTGCGCATGAAGGGCCACGTTATGGCTGTGTTGGAGGCCAAGAAAGCCTCGCTATCCTATACTGAAGGGCGCGGCCAAGCCCTCGACTATGCCCGCAGGATCGGCGCGCGCTTTGCCTATTGCACTAATGGACTGCGCACCTACGAGATTGACCTCAACACGGGCACCGAAGGCGAAGTTGAGGCAGTCCCATCGCCCGACGTGCTCTGGGAGCGGTGCTATCCCACCGGGAACGCATGGCGCGACCGTTTCGGTCAGATCCCTTTTGAGACTGATGGCGGCAAATGGCAGCCCCGCTACTATCAGGCGGCGGCTGTGAATGCCGTACTGGAAGCGTTGGCGCAAGACGAAAAGCGCATCCTATTGACCCTCGCCACTGGCACCGGCAAAACTTCCATCGCCTTCCAAATCGCATGGAAGTTGTTTCAATCGCGGTGGAACCTTTCTGGCGCGCCCACACGTCGCCCGCGCATCCTGTTCCTTGCTGACCGCAATATCCTCGCGGATCAGGCGTACAATTCATTCTCCGCTTTCGCGCCTGATGCACTGTCGCGGATCAATCCAAAAGAGATCAGCAAGAAGGGCAAGATGCCCCGCAATGCGAGTGTCTTCTTCACGATCTTCCAGACCTTCATGACGGAAAACAAATCTGGTGAGGCAGAGTTTAACTTTCGCGAATACGAGCCTGATTTCTTTGACTTCATCATCATTGACGAATGTCACCGGGGCGGTGCGAAGGACGAAAGCTCTTGGCGCGGTATTCTAGAGTATTTCGCACCTGCTGTGCAGCTTGGTTTGACAGCGACGCCCAAGCGCAAGGTGAACGCCGACACCTACACCTATTTCGGCGAACCGGTGTATACATACGCCCTGCGCGAAGGCATTGATGACGGCTTCCTCACGCCCTTCAAAGTGCGCCAGATGGCCAGCACGATTGATACCTATGTCTATGACCCGGAGGATGAGGTCGTCGGTGGCGACGTGGACCCCGATCATGAATACACAGAAGATGAGATCAACGCGAAAATCGTCATTCCTGCGCGCGAGCAAAGTCGCATTCATGAATTCATGGATCAGATCAACCCACGCCAGAAGACGCTGGTGTTCTGTGCAACCCAGAACCACGCGGCGGCAGTGTGCGACTACATCAACCAGATCAAGGACATCGAAGACCCGCACTATTGCGAGCGCGTAACGGCGAATGACGGCGCTCTGGGCGAGCAACACTTGCGCGAGTTTCAGGACAATGAGCGGAGCATTCCAACAATTCTGACGACATCGCAGAAGCTTTCCACCGGGGTAGATGCGCGCAACGTCCGGAACATCGTCCTAATGCGGCCTATCAAGTCGATGGTGGAGTTCAAGCAGATCGTTGGGCGCGGAACACGTACCTTCGAAGGCAAAGACTTCTTCACCATCTACGACTTCGTGAAAGCATATGAGCATTTCAACGATCCGGAATGGGATGGCCCACCCGAACCGCCGGACACTCCGGGAACGCCACCGAAACCGCCGAAACCGGGCGACCCTGTGCCCCCTGGCGATCCACCACCGACCCCGCCGGAACCGGAAGAGAAAATCGTGATCAAGCTTGCTGACGGCAAGGAACGTCGGATCAAGTACATCGCGACAACGAGTTACTATTCACACGACGGCAAGATGATCTCCGGTGAAGAGTTCATGGAACAGCTTTTCGGGGATCTAGGCGATCTTGTGACCGGCGAAGAAGAACTGCGGTTAATCTGGAGCGATCCGGAAAAGCGTGTGCAGTTTCTGAAGGTGTTGGCAGACAGAGGCTACGACACTGGGCGGCTTGAGGATATGAAGCGCCTCATTGACGCTCCGAACAGCGATGTGTTCGACGTTCTGGCCTATGTCCGTTTCACTCTTTCGCCAAAGTTGAGATCAGAAAGAGCAGCGGCGGCGCGTGAGAATGGCTTGACTGGCCTCGAAAGTGAAATGAAGGCATTTCTTGAAGCGGTGCTTAACGCCTATGAAGTTCACGGGGTCGAAGAGCTTGCCTTGCCAAAGATCAGTGATTTCCTGAAGGTGAAGTATGGTGGCACGAACGGAGCAAAGCGCGTACTTGGCGACATACCGAAAATCAGGCGCGCGTTCACAGAAATTCAGGCCCATATCTACTCCAGTTAG
- a CDS encoding tyrosine-type recombinase/integrase gives MGVSAEHKNHDTPKMPLSDAKIRNLKARDKQYKVADFDSLYVLVKPNGSKLWQMKYRLDGREKTLSIGAYPAVSLQQARKSRDAARSMIANGEDPSEEKQEQKRLKREASGQTFEKIGGMFLDKQRKEGKSKATLDKTAYHLKLANHDFGKKPITAITAPMILRTLRKVEAKGNYETAHRLRARIGSVFRYAVASGLAETDPTYALRDALIRPTRQHRAAITDPTAFGALLREIDVFDGQVTTRIALQLLALLAQRPGELRHAKWSEFDEADKVWAIPAGKMKMRRDHFVPLADQAITLLNELRPLTGESEYLFPSLRSWHRPMSENTMNAALRRMGYSGDEMTAHGFRATFSTLANESGLWNPDAIERALAHEERNEVRRAYARGAHWEERVKLSDWWAGRLDDFRSS, from the coding sequence TTGGGGGTATCGGCAGAACACAAAAATCACGATACCCCCAAAATGCCTTTAAGCGACGCCAAGATTCGAAACCTCAAAGCGCGCGACAAGCAATACAAAGTCGCTGATTTCGACAGCCTGTATGTGCTGGTCAAACCGAACGGCTCGAAGCTTTGGCAGATGAAGTACCGCTTGGATGGACGCGAAAAAACGCTCTCCATCGGCGCTTACCCGGCTGTGTCGTTGCAGCAAGCCAGAAAGTCGCGGGATGCAGCCCGTTCGATGATTGCCAATGGTGAAGACCCTTCCGAAGAGAAGCAGGAACAAAAGAGACTGAAGCGCGAGGCCAGTGGACAGACCTTCGAGAAAATTGGCGGCATGTTTCTTGATAAGCAGCGCAAGGAGGGAAAGTCCAAGGCTACGCTCGACAAGACCGCATATCATCTGAAGCTCGCGAACCACGACTTTGGCAAGAAGCCCATAACGGCGATAACTGCACCAATGATCCTGCGCACGCTGCGCAAGGTCGAAGCGAAGGGCAACTATGAGACGGCGCATCGCCTTCGGGCGCGGATCGGGTCTGTGTTCCGTTATGCGGTTGCAAGTGGCCTCGCAGAAACCGATCCGACCTATGCTTTGCGCGATGCGCTCATCCGTCCGACCCGGCAGCATCGTGCTGCAATCACGGACCCAACAGCATTCGGCGCTTTGCTGCGCGAAATTGATGTCTTCGATGGCCAAGTGACAACTCGCATCGCGCTTCAGCTTTTGGCCCTACTCGCCCAGCGCCCCGGAGAGTTGCGGCACGCCAAATGGAGCGAGTTCGATGAGGCGGACAAAGTGTGGGCAATTCCGGCTGGCAAAATGAAAATGCGCCGCGATCACTTTGTACCTCTCGCAGATCAAGCGATTACGTTGCTGAACGAGCTTCGCCCTCTGACCGGCGAAAGCGAGTACCTTTTCCCTTCCCTTCGGTCATGGCACCGGCCAATGAGCGAAAACACTATGAACGCGGCACTTCGGCGTATGGGATACTCCGGCGATGAAATGACCGCCCACGGTTTCCGCGCCACGTTTTCCACGCTGGCCAATGAAAGCGGTCTCTGGAACCCAGACGCAATTGAACGAGCATTGGCGCATGAAGAACGCAACGAAGTGCGCAGAGCCTATGCGCGCGGGGCACACTGGGAAGAGCGCGTGAAATTATCCGACTGGTGGGCTGGAAGACTGGACGATTTCCGTTCAAGCTGA
- a CDS encoding NAD(P)/FAD-dependent oxidoreductase, whose amino-acid sequence MMTGRARIAIIGAGISGLRLAQLLSSKADVTVFEKSRGTGGRMSTRRADVFQFDHGAQYFTARGDDFQRFLAAHIEQGTVAMWCPRLACFGGQPPQWTAPRYVGVPGMNALCKAMAGDVEVRHETRVLELERKDGRWHIGTADGEGFGPFDWVFSSAPAEQSAALLPACFSGSFALGQARMLGCYSLMLGFDAAPDLAWDAAAVLNSPLAWLAVNSTKPGRSAGFSVLCQSSNDWAEAHLEADADHVRSTLAQVVREVTGLDVDAAQYVSLHKWRFAKVDRPTQRPFLLDADNKLGAFGDWCGAGRVEAGFDSATELARALII is encoded by the coding sequence ATGATGACAGGACGTGCACGCATTGCGATCATCGGGGCGGGTATTTCAGGGCTGCGTCTTGCGCAACTGCTGTCTTCCAAAGCTGACGTAACCGTTTTCGAGAAATCACGCGGGACTGGCGGGCGGATGTCGACACGGCGTGCGGACGTGTTCCAGTTTGATCACGGCGCGCAGTATTTCACGGCGCGGGGCGACGATTTTCAACGCTTTCTTGCAGCCCATATTGAACAGGGGACTGTGGCGATGTGGTGTCCCAGACTGGCGTGTTTCGGAGGGCAGCCCCCGCAGTGGACAGCACCACGTTATGTGGGCGTGCCGGGGATGAACGCGCTATGCAAGGCGATGGCGGGCGATGTCGAAGTGCGGCACGAAACCCGTGTTCTGGAGCTTGAACGCAAAGACGGCCGCTGGCACATTGGGACTGCAGATGGCGAGGGTTTCGGCCCTTTTGACTGGGTTTTTTCCTCTGCCCCGGCGGAACAGTCCGCCGCGCTGCTGCCCGCCTGTTTTTCGGGGTCATTCGCGCTGGGACAGGCCCGAATGCTCGGGTGTTACAGTCTGATGCTCGGTTTTGATGCCGCGCCGGATCTGGCTTGGGATGCGGCAGCCGTCCTGAATAGCCCCTTGGCGTGGCTTGCGGTCAACAGCACAAAACCGGGGCGCAGCGCTGGTTTCAGCGTCTTGTGCCAATCCAGCAATGACTGGGCCGAGGCACATCTGGAGGCAGATGCCGATCACGTGCGCAGCACGCTGGCTCAGGTCGTGCGGGAGGTCACGGGTCTGGATGTCGACGCGGCGCAATATGTCAGTTTGCACAAATGGCGCTTTGCCAAAGTCGACCGCCCAACGCAGCGGCCGTTCCTGTTGGATGCAGACAACAAACTGGGGGCATTCGGCGACTGGTGCGGAGCGGGGCGCGTCGAGGCCGGATTTGACAGTGCAACGGAACTTGCAAGAGCTTTGATAATTTAA